In Diabrotica undecimpunctata isolate CICGRU chromosome 4, icDiaUnde3, whole genome shotgun sequence, a single genomic region encodes these proteins:
- the LOC140438173 gene encoding uncharacterized protein: MNYYNILTVLVVLVGYSSCTVVKQCSSGGVVPTVEIVSNGVHCLQAPCLVYTAAPAYININFTATDNIPSITPRYTATTFGLPVPYPVGSNACPELTNVVCPITKGTLVSYTHKMDIPFFLPRITVGLEISFTNDGDNSRIFCFNTDVQVQ; this comes from the exons ATGaactattataatattttaactgttttagTTGTACTCGTTGGGTACTCTTCCTGCACCGTTGTTAAACAAT GTTCAAGCGGTGGAGTTGTGCCAACAGTTGAAATAGTATCCAATGGTGTACACTGCCTACAAGCTCCCTGTCTCGTCTACACAGCAGCACCAGCTTATATAAATATCAACTTCACAGCTA ctgacaataTACCATCAATCACTCCGAGATACACAGCTACAACTTTTGGGTTACCAGTACCATATCCAGTCGGAAGTAATGCTTGTCCCGAGCTAACCAATGTTGTGTGTCCTATAACAAAGGGAACACTTGTATCCTATACACACAAAATGGATATACCGTTCTTCCTTCCCAGG attaCAGTTGGATTGGAAATATCATTTACAAATGATGGCGATAATTCACGCATATTCTGTTTTAACACCGATGTTCAAGTCCAATAA